The Medicago truncatula cultivar Jemalong A17 chromosome 4, MtrunA17r5.0-ANR, whole genome shotgun sequence genome includes a region encoding these proteins:
- the LOC11431356 gene encoding organic cation/carnitine transporter 3, producing MAAIEELPSSMPQASSEEKVIPSTDEMMERGLGRFGWVEFVQCILVSFAMFFDAQQSFITIYTDEYQTWHCTNPTTCAWDSNICKIPRSSWSWDGPAHKTVISQWSLECASSFVTGLPQSSFFIGCLFGSFLLATLADTSLGRKNMLVMSCLSMSIASILIVFSTNVWIYSVFKFLIGFLRSSIGTCVLVLLTEKVSTEWRFTVGIVEYFCFTLGYVSLPGIAYLNRYNSWKSVYIWTSVPAIIYSVIAYIFVTESPRWLLMQGRHQEAMAMLKGVSSVENSDDMIVSLIEAPVNKQKASIFQLYSSIAELFARSWALKRMMAVMVLGIGIGMVYFGMPLAVGNLGFDIYLAVVFNGLMEIPSCVATYFLENRQRKPSILVFSVASGICCIMCVIVGSGQQGIKVGLAMTSFFSACTAYNVFLIYIIEVFPTSVRNTTTSLVRQAIVFGNIFSPFLISAGRKNDIFSYGVFGVVIMLSCVTLLGLPESRGLALSDTMDQQEKKDDMSV from the exons atgGCGGCTATAGAGGAGTTACCTTCTTCCATGCCTCAAGCTTCTTCTGAG GAAAAAGTGATTCCTTCAACAGATGAAATGATGGAAAGGGGTTTAGGAAGATTTGGATGGGTAGAATTTGTGCAATGCATTCTTGTTTCGTTCGCAATGTTCTTCGACGCACAACAATCATTCATAACAATTTACACCGACGAATATCAAACATGGCATTGCACAAATCCGACCACATGTGCATGGGATTCTAACATCTGCAAAATTCCAAGATCTTCATGGTCATGGGATGGACCAGCACACAAAACAGTGATATCTCAATGGAGTCTTGAATGTGCTAGTAGTTTTGTAACAGGTTTACCTCAATCGTCGTTCTTCATTGGTTGTCTTTTCGGTTCGTTTCTTCTAGCAACTTTAGCTGATACATCACTTGGTAGAAAGAACATGCTTGTTATGTCTTGTTTATCAATGTCTATAGCTTCTATTCTCATTGTTTTCTCTACCAATGTTTGGATTTATTCTGTTTTTAAATTCTTGATTGGGTTTTTGCGTTCGTCGATTGGAACTTGTGTTCTTGTTTTGCTAACCGAGAAAGTTAGTACCGAGTGGAGGTTCACAGTTGGGATTGTCGAATATTTCTGCTTCACATTAGGGTATGTGTCATTGCCTGGTATAGCTTATCTCAATAGATATAATTCATGGAAATCGGTGTACATTTGGACATCAGTTCCTGCAATTATTTACTCGGTCATTGCTTATATCTTTGTTACTGAGTCCCCGAGATGGCTTCTAATGCAAGGAAGACATCAAGAAGCCATGGCAATGCTTAAAGGAGTTTCTTCTGTAGAGAACAGTGATGATATGATAGTAAGTTTAATAGAAGCCCCGGTGAATAAACAAAAGGCTTCGATTTTCCAACTTTACTCGTCGATTGCAGAGTTGTTCGCGAGAAGTTGGGCTCTAAAGAGAATGATGGCGGTAATGGTTCTTGGTATTGGAATTGGAATGGTCTATTTTGGAATGCCTTTAGCCGTTGGAAACTTAGGTTTTGACATTTATTTGGCTGTTGTGTTCAATGGTTTGATGGAAATACCGTCTTGTGTGGCTACTTATTTCTTGGAGAATCGCCAAAGAAAGCCATCAATTCTTGTATTCTCGGTAGCTAGTGGCATATGTTGTATAATGTGTGTTATTGTTGGATCGGGACAACAAGGAATTAAGGTCGGGTTAGCAATGACATCGTTTTTCAGTGCTTGCACAGCTTATAATGTGTTTCTCATTTACATTATTGAGGTGTTTCCAACAAGTGTGAGAAACACTACAACATCATTGGTGAGACAAGCTATTGTTTTTGGTAACATTTTCAGCCCCTTTTTGATATCTGCTGGgaggaaaaatgatattttctcttaTGGTGTGTTTGGAGTTGTTATCATGTTGTCTTGTGTTACATTGCTCGGTTTGCCAGAGTCAAGAGGATTAGCTCTTTCTGATACCATGGATCAACAAGAGAAGAAAGATGACATGTCGGTATAA